The Alnus glutinosa chromosome 7, dhAlnGlut1.1, whole genome shotgun sequence genome includes a region encoding these proteins:
- the LOC133872664 gene encoding uncharacterized protein LOC133872664, protein MVNTRSETNRVPRDDRNARDEGNSNDPQFALLNERMEQMAKSIEDLATMNAVLQTRVPELHRTITDPGNREEGSRVEGTEEPNKEEEVPGNPPPVQPEAARAVEGMIARLEQRCNVLTAAIQRNDKGKASLVENLLQKTTSPFTEEVANICLPEKFKVPEIPFYTGLEDPVEHLDNFRAHIDLHRTPEMVACRAFPLTLSGNARDWFRSLPPNSIHHFEDLGRMFLTQFMAGRVRRKPSGSLMSMHQGPEESLRDFFMRFNQARLEAEAATDDFIYGALFQGIRKDGALMADIARKPPQNLDGFMSKAEKYINQEETLRALLGPEATRPSTSGNPKKKNPRKEERKRVPEEEARPKRDQESLRGNNWTPLNAPIMDVLLEIKRDPTYRKPRPVLANPHSRYADQYCAFHDTTGHRTEACISLRLLIERFIENGKLVRFLADQRIQQNPEHSNRHHQNRQHPDQNNSRDDRGRNQERAREQERRPDPRAARERSRSRARPERQENLLEIQTISGGFGGGGESSSARKAYARQLRDFEVYSVQKPPKSQKRDAQVIGFSDDDYAGVSLPHTDALVLSLAIANHKIHRVLVDTGSSADILYKSAFERMKIDRSKVIPARYSLVGFTGEKVLPLGSIELPVTAGMYPRQRTVMVRFLIIDRPSAYNVILGRTALNEFRAVTSTPHLSMKFPTEEGIGVEKGDQRMARECYNTSLKKLPEAARFGEKEKEFELGDSKKKVRIGAQLPPEMKEALVAFLRRNKDVFAWSHEDMPGIPPSVIAHKLMVDPSYRPVKQRRRTFAPERNQAIAEEVHKLLRAGFIREVDYPEWLANVVLVKKATGKWRMCVDFTDLNKACPKDSFPLPRIDLLVDSTSGHELLTFMDAFSGYNQIHMDEADQEKTSFITDRGLYCYKMMPFGLKNAGATYQRLVNKMFQDQIGRNVEVYVDDMLVKSIRAAGHIADLGETFETLRSHKMKLNPAKCAFGVSSGKFLGFMVSQRGIEANPEKVSAVLSMQPPRTTKQLQQLTGRIAALNRFISRSTDKCLPFFKILRKAFVWSSECEEAFKKLKEYLTNPPLLSSPEEGEILYLYLAVSPSAVSSALVREDSGIQKPVYFTSKALHGAEERYPRIEKLAFALIISARRLRPYFQAHAIRVLTEHPLKKILQKPDLSGRLVNWSVELGQFDIEFHPRTSVKGQALADFLLEFSNTPESEELPEKETWVAYVDGSSANHKSGVGVTLASPDGETFQYAIKLDFVTTNNEAEYEALLSGLSIAREMGARNVEIRSDSQVVVSHVQGTAEAQGEKMIQYLEKVRKCQSNFHRTAVTKVPREENARADALSKMGSGTGPDVKTSTRGVVTQTKPSIYPQLDMMEIEEGSDEPEWATDVIQYLRNGSLPEEKLRARKAKIHSARYVLIGGVLYRRGYTEPLLKCLKSSEAEYILKEIHEGVCGNHSGSRMLAHKAMRAGYYWPTMSKDSVEIVRKCDKCQRFARVMKQPPEKLSPITSPWPFAKWGVDIVGPMPPGKGGRKFLLVAVDYFTKWAEAEALATITTANAVKFLWNSIICRFGIPHAFVTDNGKQFDCGPFRKWCAELRIRNYYSTPIYPPANGQVEATNKTLLRTLKKKLGKKKGAWAEYVPEVLWAYRTTTRTPTGATPFSLTYGSEAIIPAEVGSPSFRVSHYNPGLNDEGIKLNLDLLQERRDEAQVTWAAYQDRAARYFNKKVSPRKFQLGDWVLRKVSPITKDPIEGKLGAKWEGPYRVIRCHDKGAYHLVDATGKELPRAWNAEHLKKYFM, encoded by the exons ATGGTGAATACTCGATCAGAAACCAACCGAGTTCCTCGGGATGACCGAAATGCCCGAGACGAAGGAAACTCCAACGATCCCCAATTCGCTCTCCTGAATGAAAGAATGGAGCAGATGGCCAAGAGCATCGAGGATTTGGCCACCATGAATGCTGTCCTTCAAACCCGGGTTCCAGAACTTCACCGAACTATCACTGACCCAGGAAATCGAGAGGAAGGCAGCCGAGTCGAAGGAACGGAGGAGccgaacaaagaagaagaagtcccGGGAAATCCTCCACCTGTTCAACCCGAAGCAGCAAGGGCGGTAGAAGGCATGATTGCTCGGTTGGAACAAAGATGCAATGTTCTAACCGCAGCTATTCAACGGAACGATAAGGGAAAAGCTTCCTTGGTGGAAAACCTTCTACAGAAGACCACCTCCCCATTCACCGAGGAGGTGGCAAATATCTGCCTTCCTGAGAAATTCAAAGTACCAGAGATCCCGTTTTATACGGGACTTGAAGATCCTGTGGAGCACCTAGATAATTTCAGAGCTCACATAGATCTCCATCGAACACCCGAGATGGTGGCCTGCCGAGCCTTCCCCTTGACCCTCTCAGGCAATGCCCGTGACTGGTTCAGGAGCCTCCCGCCAAATTCCATTCATCATTTCGAGGACCTCGGCAGGATGTTCCTGACGCAATTCATGGCCGGCAGGGTCAGAAGAAAACCGTCAGGATCCTTAATGTCAATGCACCAAGGACCCGAGGAATCCCTCAGAGatttctttatgaggttcaacCAGGCTAGACTTGAAGCTGAAGCAGCAACGGATGATTTCATCTACGGAGCTCTCTTTCAGGGAATCCGAAAAGATGGAGCACTAATGGCTGACATAGCCAGGAAGCCCCCTCAGAATTTAGATGGCTTTATGAGTAAAGCCGAGAAGTACATTAACCAGGAGGAGACACTCCGAGCTCTGTTGGGACCCGAGGCTACTCGCCCATCCACTTCCgggaacccaaaaaagaaaaatcctcgGAAAGAAGAACGGAAGCGGGTTCCAGAAGAAGAGGCCAGGCCGAAGCGGGATCAAGAGTCCCTAAGGGGTAACAACTGGACACCCCTCAATGCACCCATTATGGATGTTCTCCTGGAAATAAAGCGAGACCCGACGTACCGGAAGCCCAGACCGGTGCTCGCAAATCCGCATTCACGATACGCTGACCAGTACTGTGCGTTTCATGACACCACCGGGCATCGTACAGAAGCCTGCATATCCTTGAGGCTTCTGATTGAACGTTTCATAGAAAACGGAAAACTTGTCCGTTTCCTCGCAGATCAGAGAATTCAGCAAAACCCAGAGCACAGCAACCGCCACCATCAGAATCGGCAACATCCGGATCAAAACAATTCCCGGGATGATCGGGGAAGAAACCAAGAAAGAGCAAGGGAACAAGAACGCAGACCAGATCCTCGGGCTGCACGAGAAAGAAGTAGGAGCCGAGCCAGACCAGAACGGCAGGAAAACCTCCTGGAAATACAGACAATTTCGGGGGGTTTCGGTGGAGGTGGAGAATCTAGCTCGGCGCGGAAGGCATATGCAAGACAGTTACGGGATTTCGAGGTATACTCGGTGCAGAAACCTCCAAAGTCCCAAAAACGAGACGCACAAGTGATCGGGTTCTCGGACGATGATTACGCAGGGGTATCACTCCCGCATACCGACGCTCTGGTGCTGAGTCTGGCCATAGCCAACCACAAAATACACCGCGTCTTGGTTGACACAGGAAGCTCGGCTGACATCCTTTACAAGTCAGCCTTCGAGCGGATGAAGATCGATAGAAGTAAGGTGATCCCGGCAAGATATTCGCTTGTGGGATTTACAGGAGAGAAAGTACTCCCACTTGGGTCCATTGAGCTTCCGGTCACAGCAGGAATGTACCCAAGGCAGAGGACGGTAATGGTCCGGTTCTTAATAATCGACCGACCGTCGGCCTACAATGTTATCCTCGGGAGAACAGCTCTCAACGAATTTAGGGCTGTAACCTCAACTCCTCACTTGAGCATGAAATTCCCCACCGAAGAAGGCATCGGTGTCGAAAAAGGAGACCAGAGGATGGCCCGAGAATGTTACAATACAAGTTTGAAGAAGCTCCCGGAAGCCGCGAGATTcggagagaaggaaaaag AATTCGAGCTCGGTGACTCGAAGAAGAAAGTCCGAATCGGCGCGCAGCTTCCCCCTGAAATGAAGGAAGCTCTGGTTGCATTCCTTAGAAGAAACAAAGATGTATTCGCATGGAGCCACGAGGACATGCCAGGAATACCCCCATCCGTAATAGCCCACAAGCTAATGGTGGATCCAAGCTATCGACCGGTTAAACAACGAAGAAGGACTTTCGCACCGGAACGGAACCAAGCCATTGCCGAGGAAGTACACAAACTGTTGCGGGCTGGGTTTATCCGAGAAGTAGACTACCCAGAATGGTTGGCCAACGTGGTTTTAGTCAAAAAAGCCACCGGgaagtggagaatgtgtgttgacttCACCGATCTCAACAAAGCATGTCCCAAGGATAGCTTCCCGTTACCTCGGATCGATCTGCTTGTAGACTCTACATCCGGTCATGAACTTTTAACATTCATGGACGCCTTCTCAGGGTACAACCAAATTCACATGGATGAAGCCGACCAAGAAAAAACGTCATTCATTACCGACAGAGGTCTCTACTGTTACAAAATGATGCCGTTCGGTCTAAAGAACGCCGGGGCTACATACCAGAGGCTCGTCAATAAAATGTTCCAAGATCAAATCGGACGAAACGTGGAAGTCTATGTTGACGACATGCTTGTCAAGAGCATACGAGCCGCCGGCCATATAGCCGACCTGGGGGAAACTTTCGAAACACTAAGGAGTCATAAGATGAAGCTCAACCCGGCCAAATGTGCTTTCGGCGTTTCCTCAGGAAAATTCTTGGGATTCATGGTTTCACAGAGAGGAATCGAGGCAAATCCCGAGAAGGTGAGTGCTGTCCTCAGCATGCAACCTCCTCGGACCACCAAGCAATTACAACAGCTGACTGGGAGAATAGCAGCCCTCAACCGGTTCATCTCCCGATCCACCGACAAGTGTCTCCCATTCTTCAAGATTTTGAGAAAGGCCTTCGTGTGGAGCAGTGAGTGCGaggaagccttcaagaagttaaaAGAATATCTGACCAACCCGCCGCTGTTGAGCAGCCCCGAGGAAGGAGAAATCCTGTATCTTTATCTCGCAGTATCACCCTCGGCGGTCAGTTCAGCTTTGGTCCGAGAAGACTCAGGCATTCAGAAACCAGTTTATTTCACTAGTAAAGCACTCCATGGAGCCGAGGAGAGGTACCCTCGGATTGAAAAATTGGCCTTCGCCTTAATAATCTCGGCCCGGAGATTAAGGCCATATTTTCAGGCGCACGCTATACGAGTGTTAACCGAGCATCCGCTGAAAAAGATATTACAAAAACCGGATCTATCCGGGAGGCTGGTAAATTGGTCGGTAGAATTGGGGCAGTTTGACATAGAGTTCCACCCTCGTACTTCTGTCAAGGGTCAGGCGCTAGCCGATTTCCTACTCGAATTTAGCAATACTCCCGAAAGCGAAGAGCTGCCCGAGAAGGAAACATGGGTAGCATACGTGGATGGTTCTTCGGCCAACCATAAGAGCGGAGTCGGTGTCACTTTAGCAAGCCCGGATGGAGAAACTTTTCAATATGCGATCAAACTGGATTTTGTGACCACCAATAATGAAGCCGAGTATGAAGCACTTTTGTCCGGGCTTTCAATAGCTCGGGAGATGGGAGCAAGGAATGTAGAGATCAGAAGCGACTCTCAGGTGGTAGTCAGCCATGTGCAGGGAACGGCCGAGGCACAAGGTGAAAAGATGATCCAATACCTCGAAAAGGTACGCAAATGCCAATCTAACTTTCACAGAACCGCCGTAACCAAAGTTCCTCGGGAGGAGAACGCCCGAGCCGATGCCCTTTCTAAAATGGGTTCTGGTACCGGGCCTGACGTCAAAACATCGACACGGGGGGTGGTGACACAGACCAAGCCTTCAATCTATCCACAACTCGACATGATGGAAATTGAAGAAGGATCAGACGAACCAGAATGGGCTACTGACGTCATTCAGTACCTCCGCAACGGTTCCCTACCCGAGGAAAAGCTGCGAGCTCGGAAGGCAAAAATACATTCAGCCCGGTACGTGCTTATCGGAGGTGTGCTCTATCGAAGAGGATATACTGAGCCACTCTTGAAGTGTCTTAAAAGTTCCGAGGCGGAATATATATTAAAGGAGATACACGAAGGAGTCTGCGGAAACCACTCTGGCTCTCGGATGTTGGCTCACAAAGCGATGAGAGCCGGATACTACTGGCCAACAATGAGCAAAGATTCAGTCGAAATCGTTCGGAAGTGCGACAAATGTCAGAGGTTCGCCCGGGTGATGAAGCAACCCCCTGAGAAGCTAAGTCCAATCACTTCGCCGTGGCCATTCGCAAAATGGGGGGTCGACATAGTCGGGCCTATGCCTCCGGGAAAAGGTGGCCGGAAATTTCTCCTTGTCGCGGTAGACTACTTCACCAAGTGGGCTGAAGCCGAGGCACTCGCCACTATCACTACCGCCAACGCAGTAAAATTTCTCTGGAATTCAATCATATGTCGATTCGGTATCCCACATGCTTTTGTCACCGACAATGGAAAACAGTTTGACTGTGGACCGTTTCGAAAATGGTGCGCCGAACTCCGTATCAGAAATTATTACTCAACACCGATATATCCACCGGCGAACGGGCAAGTAGAAGCTACGAACAAGACTCTTCTCAGAACACTAAAGAAGAAGCTTGGCAAAAAGAAAGGAGCTTGGGCGGAATATGTACCCGAGGTGCTTTGGGCCTACCGCACCACGACACGCACTCCCACCGGGGCTACTCCTTTCTCCTTAACTTACGGTTCCGAGGCAATTATCCCTGCCGAAGTCGGATCGCCCAGCTTCCGAGTATCACACTACAACCCGGGGCTCAATGACGAAGGAATCAAGCTGAATCTGGATTTgctacaagaaagaagagacgAAGCGCAGGTAACATGGGCTGCGTACCAAGACCGAGCCGCCCGTTACTTCAACAAAAAAGTGAGCCCCCGAAAGTTCCAACTGGGAGATTGGGTTTTGAGAAAAGTGAGCCCGATTACAAAAGATCCAATCGAAGGAAAGCTCGGAGCAAAATGGGAAGGTCCGTACAGAGTCATACGATGCCATGACAAAGGGGCATATCATCTGGTAGATGCTACCGGCAAGGAATTACCGAGAGCCTGGAACGCCGAGCATTTAAAGAAGTATTTTATGTGA